A section of the Rhizomicrobium sp. genome encodes:
- a CDS encoding efflux RND transporter periplasmic adaptor subunit, which produces MPETSSNPLSYVPPKRLRLIGYVAGGVAILIVVVGLVTRVMASREVDDWTEANALPTVSVINLQSGANGRLALPGNVQAFNSSPIYARVSGYLKKWYVDIGTKVKAGQLLAEIDIPDQDQQLAQARADLGTAIANQKLAAVTAKRWNDLAKQNAVAPQDVDTKNANLAAMTAAVASAKANVDRLVALEGFKSIVAPFDGTVTSRAVDVGDLVTVPTTTTTGSAPLFTVADDSKVRIYVNVPQNYSEQIKPGMKANFTVPQHPGQVFVATLVANAESVNTQTGTILIQFQADNADNMFNPGDYAQVTFDLVASGDAIRLPASTLIFSDSGPQVAVVGPRDRVILKPVTILRDYGTSVEVSSGLTRHDRVVDNPPDSLRQGDQVRLATLSAPH; this is translated from the coding sequence ATGCCTGAGACCAGCAGCAATCCCCTGAGCTATGTGCCGCCGAAGCGGCTGAGGCTGATCGGCTATGTCGCCGGCGGCGTCGCGATCCTGATCGTCGTCGTCGGTCTCGTCACGCGCGTCATGGCGAGCCGCGAGGTCGACGACTGGACGGAGGCGAACGCGCTGCCGACCGTCAGCGTGATCAACCTGCAGAGCGGCGCCAACGGCCGCCTGGCGCTTCCCGGCAATGTGCAGGCCTTCAACAGCTCGCCGATCTATGCGCGGGTCAGCGGATACCTCAAGAAGTGGTATGTCGACATCGGGACCAAGGTGAAGGCGGGACAGCTCCTCGCCGAGATCGACATTCCGGACCAGGACCAACAGCTGGCGCAGGCCCGTGCGGATCTCGGCACCGCCATCGCGAACCAGAAACTCGCGGCGGTCACCGCCAAGCGCTGGAACGATCTGGCCAAGCAGAACGCGGTGGCGCCGCAGGACGTCGACACCAAGAACGCCAACCTAGCGGCGATGACGGCCGCCGTCGCCTCGGCGAAGGCCAATGTCGACCGGCTCGTGGCGCTGGAGGGCTTCAAGAGCATCGTCGCGCCGTTCGACGGCACCGTCACCAGCCGGGCGGTCGACGTCGGCGACCTCGTGACCGTCCCCACCACCACCACGACGGGATCGGCGCCGCTCTTCACGGTCGCCGACGACAGCAAGGTGCGCATCTATGTGAACGTGCCGCAGAACTACTCCGAGCAGATCAAGCCCGGCATGAAGGCGAACTTCACGGTGCCGCAGCATCCCGGACAGGTGTTCGTGGCAACGCTGGTCGCGAACGCCGAGTCGGTGAACACCCAGACCGGAACGATCCTGATCCAGTTCCAGGCCGACAATGCCGACAATATGTTCAATCCCGGCGACTATGCCCAGGTGACGTTCGATCTTGTGGCGAGCGGCGACGCCATCCGCCTTCCGGCCAGCACGCTGATCTTCAGCGACAGTGGCCCGCAAGTCGCCGTGGTCGGGCCGCGCGACCGTGTCATCCTCAAGCCGGTGACGATCCTGCGCGACTACGGCACGTCGGTGGAGGTCTCTTCGGGCCTGACGCGGCATGACCGCGTGGTCGACAATCCGCCGGACTCGTTGCGCCAGGGCGATCAGGTGCGGCTGGCCACGCTCAGCGCGCCCCACTGA
- a CDS encoding efflux RND transporter permease subunit encodes MTWIVRVALERPLTFIVMAILIVIVGPLAAMSMPTDIFPDIRIPVIGVAFQFTGLSPDEMSGRIVTPYERILTTTVNDIEHIESTSIPGIGIEKIYFQPGVDIRTATAQVTSISQTVLKQLPPGATPPLILNYNASTVPILQLAFSGQHMSEQQVLDLAQNFVRPVLSTIPGAAVPYSYGGKVRQLQIDLDSQALQAKGLSAQDVENAIAAQNQILPAGTVKFGATQYTVKLNDAPVTIEDLNNIPIKAVNGATIYVHDVGHVRDGNPPQQSIVHVDGARAVLTTILKTGSASTLDIVQGVKDALPGLQATLPPAFKINLLNDQSVFVKGAISGVVREGAIAAALTSLMILLFLGSWRSTVIIAISIPLAILCALAGLWYVGESLNIMTLGGLALAVGILVDDATVTIENINWHLEHGKPVKTAILDGAAQIVQPAFVSLLCICIVFVPMFALKGVAGFLFVPLAEAVVFAMIASFILSRTLVPTMAMYLLKPHANAAGHEARAAAGNNPLARFQRGFETRFEKIREGYRNLLAMALANRRPFVIGFVGFVLLSFVLFPFLGSNFFPSVDAGQITLHVRPPVGTRIEHAAAMFGDIEKQIRRTIPPKEIESIVDNIGLPTSAINTVYNNSGLIGYQDGDIYVTLKPDHHATADYVRTLRVTLPRQFPGTAFSFLPADIISQILNFGAPAPIDVQIAGPKIDKDRAYALLLLHRIQAIAGIADARMQQSFRNPQLRVDVDRSRMAQFGLTERDVTNSVVTTLAGSSQTAPTFWLNPQTGVSYPIVAQTPEYQITNLAALENVPVTGSGGGLQILGGLGKITREQSDAVVSHYNVQPTIDLYATTQDRDLGAVAADVRQAIADTAGDLPKGVTVHVRGQVVTMDAAFTGLSFGLLAAIVLIYLLIVVNFQSWLDPFVIVTALPAALAGIVWMLFGTGTTLSVPALTGAIMCMGVATANSILVVSFARERLEATGDAMLAAVEAGITRFRPVLMTALAMIIGMAPMALGLGEGGEQNAPLGRAVIGGLVFATCATLIFVPVVFSIVHGRKAHRASGEVGRAAPSSGEEAYA; translated from the coding sequence ATGACATGGATCGTTCGCGTCGCGCTGGAGCGGCCTCTCACCTTCATCGTCATGGCGATCCTGATCGTGATCGTCGGCCCGCTGGCCGCGATGTCGATGCCGACCGACATCTTTCCCGACATCCGCATACCGGTGATCGGCGTCGCGTTCCAGTTCACCGGCCTGTCGCCGGACGAGATGTCGGGCCGTATCGTCACGCCTTATGAGCGCATCCTCACGACGACCGTCAACGACATCGAGCACATCGAGAGCACCTCAATCCCCGGCATCGGCATCGAGAAGATCTATTTCCAGCCGGGCGTCGACATCCGCACCGCGACCGCGCAGGTCACCTCGATCTCGCAGACGGTGCTCAAGCAATTGCCGCCGGGCGCCACGCCGCCGCTGATCCTGAACTACAACGCCTCCACCGTGCCGATCCTGCAGCTCGCCTTCTCCGGCCAGCACATGTCGGAGCAGCAGGTGCTCGACCTGGCGCAGAATTTCGTGCGGCCGGTGCTGAGCACGATCCCGGGCGCCGCCGTGCCTTATTCCTATGGCGGCAAGGTGCGCCAACTCCAGATCGACCTCGATTCCCAGGCGCTGCAGGCCAAGGGCCTGTCGGCGCAGGATGTCGAGAACGCCATCGCGGCGCAGAACCAGATCCTGCCCGCCGGCACGGTCAAGTTCGGCGCGACGCAGTATACGGTGAAGCTGAACGACGCGCCGGTGACGATCGAGGATCTGAACAACATCCCGATCAAGGCGGTGAACGGGGCTACGATCTACGTCCACGACGTCGGCCATGTGCGAGACGGCAACCCGCCGCAGCAGAGCATCGTGCATGTCGACGGGGCGCGCGCCGTGCTCACCACGATCCTCAAGACCGGCTCGGCCTCGACGCTCGACATCGTGCAGGGCGTAAAGGACGCGCTACCGGGACTGCAGGCGACGCTGCCGCCCGCCTTCAAGATCAACCTGCTCAACGACCAGTCGGTGTTCGTGAAGGGCGCGATCTCCGGCGTGGTGCGCGAAGGCGCGATCGCCGCGGCGCTGACCAGCCTGATGATCCTCTTGTTCCTGGGAAGCTGGCGCTCCACCGTGATCATCGCGATCTCGATCCCGCTCGCCATCCTCTGCGCCCTGGCGGGCCTGTGGTACGTGGGCGAGTCGCTCAACATCATGACGCTGGGCGGGCTGGCGCTGGCGGTCGGCATCCTGGTCGACGACGCGACGGTGACGATCGAGAACATCAACTGGCATCTGGAGCACGGCAAGCCGGTCAAGACCGCGATCCTGGACGGCGCGGCGCAGATCGTGCAGCCGGCCTTCGTCTCGCTGCTCTGCATCTGCATCGTGTTCGTGCCGATGTTCGCGCTGAAGGGCGTCGCGGGCTTCCTGTTCGTGCCGCTGGCCGAGGCGGTCGTGTTCGCGATGATCGCGTCCTTCATCCTGTCGCGCACGCTGGTGCCGACGATGGCGATGTATCTGCTGAAGCCGCACGCCAATGCCGCGGGCCACGAGGCGCGCGCCGCCGCGGGAAACAATCCGCTGGCGCGCTTCCAGCGCGGCTTCGAGACCCGGTTCGAGAAGATCCGCGAGGGCTACCGCAATCTGCTCGCGATGGCGCTCGCCAACCGCCGGCCGTTCGTGATCGGCTTCGTCGGTTTCGTCCTGCTGTCTTTCGTGCTGTTCCCGTTCCTGGGCTCGAACTTCTTCCCGTCGGTCGATGCCGGCCAGATCACGCTGCATGTGCGCCCGCCGGTCGGCACGCGCATCGAGCACGCGGCGGCGATGTTCGGCGACATCGAGAAGCAAATCCGCCGGACGATCCCGCCGAAGGAGATCGAATCCATCGTCGACAATATCGGCCTGCCCACCAGCGCGATCAACACGGTCTACAACAACTCCGGCCTGATCGGTTACCAGGACGGCGACATCTATGTGACGCTGAAGCCCGACCATCACGCGACGGCGGACTATGTCCGCACCTTGCGGGTGACCCTGCCCCGCCAGTTCCCCGGGACCGCGTTCTCCTTCCTGCCGGCCGACATCATCAGCCAGATCCTGAACTTCGGCGCGCCGGCGCCGATCGACGTGCAGATCGCGGGCCCGAAGATCGACAAGGACCGCGCCTATGCGCTCCTGCTCCTGCACCGCATCCAAGCCATCGCGGGCATCGCGGATGCGCGCATGCAGCAGTCCTTCCGCAATCCGCAATTGCGCGTCGACGTCGACCGCTCGCGGATGGCGCAGTTCGGCCTGACCGAGCGCGACGTGACGAACAGCGTGGTGACCACGCTGGCCGGCAGCTCGCAGACCGCGCCGACCTTCTGGCTCAATCCGCAGACCGGGGTGTCCTATCCGATCGTGGCGCAGACGCCGGAATACCAGATCACCAACCTGGCGGCGCTGGAGAACGTGCCGGTGACCGGTTCGGGAGGGGGCCTGCAGATCCTGGGCGGACTGGGCAAGATCACCCGCGAACAGTCCGATGCGGTGGTCTCACATTATAATGTGCAGCCCACCATCGACCTCTATGCGACGACGCAGGATCGCGACCTCGGCGCGGTCGCCGCCGATGTGCGCCAAGCCATCGCCGATACGGCCGGCGACCTGCCCAAGGGCGTGACGGTGCATGTGCGCGGGCAGGTCGTCACGATGGACGCGGCGTTCACCGGCCTGTCCTTCGGACTGCTCGCAGCCATCGTCCTGATCTATCTTCTGATCGTGGTGAACTTCCAGTCCTGGCTCGACCCCTTCGTGATCGTCACCGCCCTGCCCGCGGCGCTGGCCGGCATCGTGTGGATGCTGTTCGGCACCGGCACGACGCTGTCGGTGCCGGCGCTGACCGGCGCCATCATGTGCATGGGCGTGGCGACGGCGAACTCCATCCTGGTCGTCAGCTTCGCGCGCGAGCGGCTGGAAGCCACCGGCGACGCAATGCTCGCGGCGGTCGAGGCCGGCATCACCCGCTTCCGCCCGGTGCTGATGACCGCGCTCGCCATGATCATCGGCATGGCGCCGATGGCGCTGGGCCTGGGCGAGGGCGGCGAGCAGAACGCGCCGCTCGGCCGCGCCGTGATCGGCGGCCTGGTTTTCGCAACCTGCGCGACACTTATCTTCGTACCCGTCGTTTTCAGTATCGTCCATGGACGCAAGGCCCACCGTGCCAGCGGCGAAGTCGGCCGGGCCGCGCCGTCCTCCGGAGAAGAAGCCTATGCCTGA
- a CDS encoding TetR/AcrR family transcriptional regulator → MTKRKPLPAGRRAAKPPKRAVERIRESARDLFYRQGIRAVGVEEIVTHAGVTKPSLYRSFLSKDALAADYLRHLGEDALARFEATLAADPQNPREQLRVWLMELQARANKADYRGCGTTNAAVEYPDRRHPARKVASDIKSRFRARLTALAASLGAREPDRLGDALMLLFEGVYASGQLFGAGGPARVLLEAVDALVDSYCAPGR, encoded by the coding sequence GTGACAAAGAGAAAGCCTCTGCCGGCCGGTCGGCGGGCCGCGAAACCGCCCAAGCGGGCGGTAGAGCGGATTCGCGAATCCGCTCGCGACCTGTTCTACCGCCAGGGCATCCGCGCCGTCGGCGTGGAGGAGATCGTGACGCATGCCGGCGTCACCAAACCCAGTCTGTACCGCAGTTTCCTGTCGAAGGACGCACTCGCCGCCGACTATCTCCGCCATCTGGGCGAGGACGCGCTGGCGCGGTTCGAAGCGACCCTCGCGGCCGATCCGCAAAATCCGCGGGAGCAGTTGCGCGTCTGGCTCATGGAACTGCAGGCCCGCGCGAACAAGGCCGACTATCGCGGCTGCGGTACGACCAATGCGGCCGTCGAATATCCCGACCGGCGCCATCCCGCGCGCAAGGTCGCGAGCGACATCAAATCCCGCTTCCGTGCCCGGCTCACGGCGCTGGCCGCGTCGCTCGGCGCGCGGGAGCCCGACCGGCTGGGCGATGCGCTGATGCTGCTGTTCGAAGGCGTCTATGCCTCCGGACAATTGTTCGGCGCCGGCGGGCCTGCGCGCGTTTTGCTCGAGGCGGTCGATGCGCTGGTCGACAGCTATTGCGCCCCGGGTCGCTGA
- a CDS encoding toll/interleukin-1 receptor domain-containing protein, with the protein MSVDTGAGPGRYRAFISYSHKDAAFGRHLHRRLEAYVLPRRMVGRAGADGIAVPGRLAPIFRDREEFSAAQDLSAQVRAALAQSRSLVVVCSAAAAQSVWVAREVELFRELHPDRPVLAAIRAGEPPDCLPPVLRQRTASGEFIEPLAADFRKGRDGWEHGILKLVAGIVGVGLDELVQRDLQRRVRRVTAVTAAALALVLVMGVLTVFALSARSEAERQRGEAEGLVEFMLTDLRTTLKGVGRLDAMTAVNERALKYYTDQDLSRLPPDSLERRARTLHAMGEDDETRGDRNAALKNFQEAERTTGALLAAAPNDPERLFDHTQSEYWIGLHNYMQKNFAAAKPYFLAYKQLVDRMIAIAPENPKYMRELGYAEGDLCSLAIQPPRDGLAALRLCKAALAQMEAVARHAHWSAEAMSDVANRHGWLADAYLANDDREHAIAERRAQDRIMRRLMAADPLNMDLKSDWIALQRVLARIEAKSGERDAALARLGQALSTIDEMVGFDRNNKVWPVVKSKLNADKATISSQPPERIEL; encoded by the coding sequence ATGTCGGTCGATACTGGAGCCGGACCCGGTCGCTACCGGGCGTTCATCTCCTATAGCCACAAGGATGCCGCGTTCGGCCGCCATCTGCACCGGCGGCTGGAGGCCTATGTCCTGCCGCGCCGAATGGTGGGGCGCGCAGGCGCCGACGGCATCGCGGTGCCAGGCCGGCTCGCGCCGATCTTCCGCGACCGCGAGGAATTCTCCGCCGCGCAGGACCTGAGCGCGCAAGTGCGCGCCGCGCTCGCCCAATCGCGCAGCCTCGTCGTCGTGTGCTCGGCCGCCGCCGCGCAATCGGTCTGGGTCGCACGCGAAGTCGAGCTGTTCCGCGAACTGCACCCCGACCGCCCCGTGCTCGCCGCGATCCGCGCCGGCGAACCGCCCGATTGCCTCCCCCCGGTGCTCCGGCAAAGAACCGCATCGGGTGAATTCATCGAGCCGCTTGCCGCCGATTTCCGCAAGGGTCGCGACGGCTGGGAGCACGGCATCCTCAAACTCGTCGCCGGCATCGTCGGCGTCGGTCTCGACGAGCTGGTGCAGCGGGATTTGCAGCGCCGCGTGCGCCGCGTGACGGCCGTCACGGCCGCCGCCCTGGCGCTGGTGTTAGTGATGGGCGTGTTGACGGTTTTCGCCTTGAGCGCCCGGTCCGAAGCCGAGCGCCAGCGCGGCGAAGCGGAAGGCCTTGTGGAGTTCATGCTGACGGATCTGCGCACGACGTTGAAAGGGGTGGGACGCCTGGACGCCATGACGGCGGTCAACGAGCGGGCGCTGAAGTACTACACCGATCAAGACTTGAGCCGACTGCCGCCGGACTCGCTGGAACGCCGCGCCCGCACGCTGCATGCGATGGGCGAGGACGACGAGACGCGGGGCGATCGGAACGCGGCGCTCAAGAACTTTCAGGAAGCGGAACGCACAACCGGCGCGCTTCTCGCGGCCGCGCCGAACGATCCCGAACGCCTCTTCGATCATACGCAGAGCGAATACTGGATCGGCCTGCACAACTACATGCAGAAGAATTTCGCCGCGGCGAAACCGTATTTCCTCGCCTACAAGCAATTGGTGGATCGCATGATCGCCATTGCGCCCGAGAATCCGAAGTACATGAGAGAGCTCGGATATGCAGAAGGCGATCTCTGCTCGCTTGCAATCCAGCCTCCGCGCGACGGCCTTGCGGCCCTGCGGCTTTGCAAGGCGGCGCTTGCGCAGATGGAGGCTGTGGCGAGGCATGCGCACTGGTCGGCGGAGGCGATGTCCGACGTCGCCAACCGGCATGGCTGGCTGGCGGACGCCTACTTGGCCAACGACGACCGCGAACACGCCATCGCCGAACGCCGGGCACAGGATCGGATCATGCGGCGCCTTATGGCGGCCGACCCCTTGAATATGGATTTGAAGAGCGACTGGATAGCGCTTCAGCGCGTCCTCGCCCGAATTGAAGCAAAGAGCGGCGAGCGCGATGCGGCTTTGGCCCGGCTCGGCCAGGCATTGTCGACGATCGACGAAATGGTCGGGTTTGATCGCAACAACAAAGTGTGGCCCGTCGTGAAATCCAAGCTGAATGCCGACAAGGCTACGATTTCGTCGCAACCACCCGAAAGGATCGAGCTATGA
- a CDS encoding nucleotide synthetase: protein MTTFKALKSPGESHPLPTWNGDPAPFPDTRTYTLSLRIGSDGYLEPNVVSGTDYDPAEDGPLELRVQKKDCMVTIELDKAIDWEFRRELPMSLGVAPDGQDRYFDVQGLPVDAASRCMSISFRALLLKQGTPKVNKDPYNLHFRVYLRRMDGTRINTPLSLTIDPDIKNPGDVVGHGILSAARGDAGPATR from the coding sequence ATGACAACGTTCAAGGCATTGAAGTCGCCCGGCGAGTCGCATCCTCTTCCGACGTGGAACGGCGATCCGGCGCCATTTCCGGACACGCGAACCTACACCTTGAGCCTGCGAATAGGATCCGACGGGTACTTGGAACCTAATGTCGTGAGCGGCACCGACTACGATCCCGCCGAGGATGGGCCGCTCGAACTGAGAGTCCAAAAAAAGGACTGTATGGTAACGATAGAACTCGACAAGGCTATCGATTGGGAATTCCGCCGCGAATTGCCAATGTCGCTCGGTGTGGCGCCGGACGGTCAAGATCGCTACTTCGATGTGCAAGGTTTGCCGGTGGATGCGGCGTCGCGGTGCATGTCGATCTCGTTCCGGGCGCTGCTGCTGAAACAAGGAACGCCGAAGGTAAACAAGGATCCGTATAATCTCCACTTCAGGGTCTATTTGAGAAGGATGGACGGCACTCGAATTAATACGCCGCTCAGCCTCACGATCGATCCCGATATCAAGAATCCGGGAGACGTGGTGGGACACGGGATCCTTTCGGCGGCACGCGGAGACGCCGGTCCAGCGACGCGATGA